The nucleotide window CTGGCTGGTAGATTTGCCAGGCGTCAACGCCCAGGAGAAAACGCAGGATGAGTTGATCGAATCGCTGCGCATCGGGGCCGAAGACATGCTGGCAGCGGCGGTGTCGTTCGAGGCTCAGGCCACCATGACGCTGATCGATGTTCCTGCACCCGTGTGGGCGGGTCCTTGAGCCGGCCCACCAACAGGCGCCTTGTGGCAGGTCCGGCTAACACACCCATGGTTGATGCAGCCATTCTGACGGCTGTACCAAATGATCTCGTCGGCCTGACCCCAACCAATTCTGGCGCCACGAGCGCGTCGTCGTCACTGGCGGCAGCGGCCGCTTTGCGTCGGCTCTTGCGTGGTGGACAAGCTGCGGCAGCGGGGCGCCGCCGACATCACATTCGCTTCGCTCAGTGCAGGCTTCATAAGCTGGCTCTTGGAAAACAGCTTTCGTCAGGCGCTCCAGGGACGAACCCGAATCACAAAGGAAATTGACAATGGCTGAAACACTTACTATCGCAGAAGCTGCTGTCGCCTATGGAACCGCTGTTGCGGATTTGCAGCAGCCTCTGATTCTACAACAAGAAGGTCAGCCCCTGGCAGTCATGGTGTCCTTCGAAGAATACCAGCATTGGCGTGCTTTGGCTGCCGACGCAGCGCAGCGCCGTCTGGCAGGCTGGAGATCGCTAGAAGTGTTGCTGAAAGAGATGCATCGTCGGCCTAGCGACTATACCGCCGAGCAAATTGAGAAAGAGATCGGCGCCGCACGAGCTGAGGTCAGAGAGGCGCGGCATGACCGTCGCAGTGGTCATCGATACCAGTGTCTGGATTTCAGCGTTCTTGAACCCGGAAGGCTTTCCTGCGCGTTTGATCCAGGCGGGCAAGACCGGCAGCATCTCGATTGTCAGCTCGCTACCGCTGTTGGATGAGGTGCAGGAGGTCTTGCTAAGACCCAGGATCATGAAGCTGCGCCACTCCACGGAGACTGATGTCGAGGCTTACATGGCGGGCATTGTTGCTGTGGTTCACCATTGACCATTCTCCGCATGACTGAAAAAGCCCTCATCACCGGCATCACCGGTCAGGACGGCTCCTATTCTTCGGCTGCGCTCAGTACAAGCCTGACGGAGTTCTTGCTGTCCAAAGGCTACGAGGTGCACGGCATCATCCGCCGCGCCAGCACGTTTATTGACACCCTTCGGCTCTGCTCAGGGCAGGCTCTGCGGTGCAGTACTGGCGCAACACCTGCCGCCTGGACCACATCTACCGCGACCCGCACAACGGCGACCAGATGCGGATGCGGCTGCACTACGGCGACATTGGCGGCGCGTTCGAAACACGTCCTCCCTGGATGCAGCCGTCGGCGCCGCAGGTGCGTAAGCGAATGTGAGGATCAGCAGCAAGGATATGTTGGAGGCCATCGCCCGCCTGACCGGGTGCAAGGCCGGCCTCTGGGCGTTGAAGAATGTCTCTTTCGAGATGCCGCAAAGAACCAGCTGAGGTTGCTATAGACATAGCAAGCGTAGGCACGGTATAATCATGGCAAGAGAGACAGCGCGTAGCTTCACCCTGCTAGGCCACATCATTACGCCTGAATTGGTGCGTGAGATCAGCCAGAAAGCATCAAACGCAAGGTGGGGCACACATCTGCTGCGCTGGCGTTACTTTGATGTGCGACATGAAGGCACGATCTACCACCGCAACGCTCTCATACCTTCCGGTCTGTGGCACCTGCTCAAACGTGTCTACGTAGACCAGGACTGGCCCGAAGGTGTCAGCGAAGAAGATTTGTACCGTGACATCCAGGCAACTGTTCAACATTCCGATACAGACATTTACGTATACGGCTATTATCGAACGGACCCTCCCCGACTGCAGTGGGGATTTCTGAACCCAACAACTGGTAAAGCAGTTGTTTACGACGTGGAAGCCGATCTGATTGCCACCGTGTTTAAGCCGGAAGAAGGAACACTATTCTTTGAAAGGCAAATCGGCGCGGTAAAGATCGACCGCAAAGAGTGGGACCTATGAACCTGCAAGAGTTGGAACGACTAGTGAGAAAATACTACGGCTATGTGGCCGATCTGGAAGGCTCTGGCATAGAGGCACTGGACTTGCTCTTTGTGCGGGACAAAATCCAGCGCATTTTGGACAAGAGTGGACCAGAAGAGCAGATTCCCAGCTCGGTCTTCGAGCAGGTTCACGAGCTCGACCAGGTGCTGTGGGCGGAAAGTGTGACTTTCTGCACGGTCGTTGGGGAGAAGGAACTACAGCACGCCCGGCGCCAACAGCGTAGCCCGCGCTCTCACTGGTGGTGGTACCTGGATGAGTTGAACACACTGTCGCAGCCGGCTCAGAAACAGCGTGAGCGGCTGATGCCGGTGTTTGTTCCAGCATAGGCAAGCACACACTCTCCGCATGACTAAAGGCCGAGGGCATTCTTCCTTCGACTGCACTCAGGACAAGGCTGGCGACGGAGCGCTACAACCAGAGCGACCCGGTCAACCCTTCGACCGGGCTCAGGGCAAGCCTCGGCAGCGCGTTCGAGACATGTCCTGAGCGCAGCCGAAGGATCAGCATCAAAGATTTGACGGAGACCATCGCCTGACTGACCGACCCTTCGGCGTCGCTCAGGATAAACTTCGAGGGGCGCATCGTGTGGGATACATCCAAGCCCAACCCTTCGTCAGGCTCAGGACAGGCGGCCAGCCGCGGCGCAAGCCCTGTCCTGAGTGCAACGAAGGATGGACGTCAACCGGGCGCGGGAGTGGTTTGGGTTCGAGAGCCAGACGCGGTTCAAGGAAGGGCTGCGGCGGACGATTGCGTGGTATTTAACAGTTGGCACGACTCATGGCTAACTACCATGAGTTGGCCAGCAAGGCATCAGATTCGCCAACTCATACAGGCAACGATGGCACAGTCTGCTCTCAATCTATGCCCTTTTCGTTCACTGGCTGACCACCAATCATGAAGAGAACACAACTCATCAAGCATCTGAGATCGCATGGGGCCGTTTTGATCAGAGAAGGCAGAAGGCATAGCATCTTTGAAAAAAAAGCGACCGTAAGACCCAAGTGCTGCGCCATAGCAAGATCGTCGATGAGTTAGCACGCAAGATCTGCAAGGACCTTGACGTACCATTTGTGAGGTGAGCGATGAAATATCGGGCTGTTATCAAACAAAGCAATGGCTGGTGGATTGGCTGGCTGGTAGATTTGCCAGGCGTCAACGCCCAGGAGAAAACGCAGGATGAGTTGATCGAATCGCTGCGCATCGGGGCCGAAGACATGCTGGCAACGGCGGTGTCGTTCGAGGCTCAGGCCACCATGACGCTGATCGATGTTCCTGCACCCGTGTGGGCGGGTCCTTGAGCCGGCCCACCAACAGGCGCCTTGTGACAATTCCGGCGAACACGCCCATGGTTGATGCAGCCATTCTGAAAGCTGTGCCGAATGATTTCGTCGTGGCGCGAGGGGCAGGCTGGCAGGGAGCCAAACAGTGAGTGACAGGCGCAGTTTTTCCCAATTATGTGTGGTCAGGGCACACTGACGTGCGTCTCAACGGCGCGACAGCCAAGTTTTTGTGTGCGAAGCATTCAAGAGGCATATCATGACAGCTTACACAATCCTGGAACCGCTCATTCGTCGCAAAGTGTTTGCCGATGAGCAGATTGCAGTTCGTGAGCTAACACGCGACTACGTTCGCCTTCAGGTCGAGATGCTCATGCGGGAGATTCGCGGGTTCGAGCGGCGATATGGTATGTCGTTTGATCGGTTTGACGAGTACCTGCACTTGCGTTCCTCACTTCTCACCGGCGGACAGCTTGGCCCAGAGCAAAAGAGGACGTTGGGGCAGGCCCTGATGCGCGAGGAGGATGACTGGCTCGACTGGAAAGCTGCGCAGGAGATGTTGGATAATTGGCTTGACCTCAGGCAAGAGGTGGCGTCAGCACGATTCTCGAAGTCGCCTGACGCGAGGGGCAGGGGATCACGTTGCCCGCGGCAAGTTTGCAGGGAGCCAAACATTGAGTCATAAAGGCAGCCTGAGCGAAAACCCACTCAGCTCGGCGGCGTCCGGCAAAGTCGGACGGTTGGCGCTGCTGGCGGCGCCGTTGGTGGTGCTGCTGGCGGCGGCCGTGTTGGCCGCGCCGGCGCTGGCGGCCAATCTGGGCCGGGTGCGGGCCTTGCAGGCGGTGGACGCACCATTCACTACGTGTTGATGCGCGATTAGGGCGCGAAAGTGCGCGATTTCGGCAGCTTCGAACCTGTCAACTGCAACTACCAGAGCATCCATGACCAACAGACAGCCAACCCTGCAACCCGCAACCCCACCCTGGCCTGACAGCAACACCTTCTGGCGCAACAAACGCGTCGTCGTCACCGGCGGCGCCGGCTTCCTCGGCTCCTTCATCGTCGAGAAGCTCCACGCCCGCGGCGCGACGGAAATCTTCGTGCCGCGCATCGAGGACTTCGACCTGCGCGACCTGGCTGCCATCCGCCGCCTGCTGGCCGACGCGCGGCCGGACATCATCCTGCACCTGGCTGCCCGGGTGGGCGGCATCGGCGCCAATCGGCTCCATCCGGCCGAGTTCTTCTACGACAACCTGATGATGGGCGCGCCGTTGATGCATGAGGCGTGGCGGGCCGGCGTGAGCAAGTTCGTGGCGCTGGGGACGGTGTGCGCCTATCCCAAGTTCACGCCGGTGCCCTTCCACGAGGACGACCTGTGGAACGGCTATCCCGAGGAGACCAACGCCCCCTACGGCCTGGCCAAGAAAATGATGCTGGTGCAGAGCCAGACCTACCGCGAGCAGTACGGCTGGAACTCGATCTTCCTGCTGCCGGTCAACCTCTACGGCCCGCGCGACAACTTCGACCCCGAAAGCTCGCACGTCATCCCGGCCCTGATCCGCAAATGCCTGGAAGCCAAGGCGGCCGGCGATTCTGAGATCATCGCCTGGGGCGACGGCTCGCCTACAAGGGAGTTCCTCTACGTGGAGGACGCGGCTGAAGGCATCCTGCTGGCGGCCGAGCGCTACGACCTAAGCGACCCGGTGAACCTGGGCAGCGCCTTCGAGATCAGCATCAAGGACTTGACCGAGACCATCGCCCGTCTGACCGGCTTCGCGGGGCGCATTGTATGGGACACCTCCAAGCCCAACGGCCAGCCGTGGCGCAAGCTGGATGTGAGCCGGGCGCGGGAGCGGTTTGG belongs to Caldilineales bacterium and includes:
- a CDS encoding putative toxin-antitoxin system toxin component, PIN family, translating into MTVAVVIDTSVWISAFLNPEGFPARLIQAGKTGSISIVSSLPLLDEVQEVLLRPRIMKLRHSTETDVEAYMAGIVAVVHH
- a CDS encoding GDP-mannose 4,6-dehydratase yields the protein MTEKALITGITGQDGSYSSAALSTSLTEFLLSKGYEVHGIIRRASTFIDTLRLCSGQALRCSTGATPAAWTTSTATRTTATRCGCGCTTATLAARSKHVLPGCSRRRRRCVSECEDQQQGYVGGHRPPDRVQGRPLGVEECLFRDAAKNQLRLL
- a CDS encoding GDP-L-fucose synthase, which encodes MTNRQPTLQPATPPWPDSNTFWRNKRVVVTGGAGFLGSFIVEKLHARGATEIFVPRIEDFDLRDLAAIRRLLADARPDIILHLAARVGGIGANRLHPAEFFYDNLMMGAPLMHEAWRAGVSKFVALGTVCAYPKFTPVPFHEDDLWNGYPEETNAPYGLAKKMMLVQSQTYREQYGWNSIFLLPVNLYGPRDNFDPESSHVIPALIRKCLEAKAAGDSEIIAWGDGSPTREFLYVEDAAEGILLAAERYDLSDPVNLGSAFEISIKDLTETIARLTGFAGRIVWDTSKPNGQPWRKLDVSRARERFGFESQTSFDDGLRRTIEWYVWRQ